In Coregonus clupeaformis isolate EN_2021a chromosome 32, ASM2061545v1, whole genome shotgun sequence, the following are encoded in one genomic region:
- the adma gene encoding adrenomedullin a, with product MKLILQSFLYGCLLATIAQSVAGFKLEMSPELKKRLSIWMQSRSRRDLKSFSAERISESVQFVRPEDVRDTLIPHSSTDISVRTKRSKNSVNQAWRPGCSLGTCTVHDLAHRIHQLNNKLKIGSAPIDKISPQGYGRRRRSLPERRTTLRLEGGRLRPVWGNADSHVHKLEELLRRT from the exons ATGAAACTGATCCTGCAGTCTTTCCTCTACGGCTGTCTGCTGGCCACCATTGCACAGAGCGTGGCTGGATTCAAACTTGAAATGAGCCCAGAGCTCAAAAAGAG GTTGAGCATATGGATGCAGAGCAGATCGAGACGAGATCTAAAAAGTTTTTCTGCAGAGAGGATATCAGAGTCTGTACAGTTTGTCAGACCAGAAGACGTCAGGGACACCCTGATTCCTCATTCCAG CACTGACATCAGCGTCCGAACCAAGAGATCAAAAAATTCAGTGAACCAGGCCTGGAGACCGGGCTGCTCTCTGGGCACCTGCACGGTGCACGACCTGGCCCACCGTATCCACCAGCTCAACAACAAGCTAAAGATTGGTAGTGCACCCATCGACAAGATCAGCCCACAGGGCTACGGCCGGAGGCGTCGTTCCCTCCCTGAGCGCAGGACCACACTGAGGCTGGAAGGGGGCAGGCTGAGGCCAGTGTGGGGCAACGCAGACTCACATGTTCACAAGCTGGAGGAGCTGCTCAGACGGACATGA